One genomic segment of Hordeum vulgare subsp. vulgare chromosome 2H, MorexV3_pseudomolecules_assembly, whole genome shotgun sequence includes these proteins:
- the LOC123426555 gene encoding probable metal-nicotianamine transporter YSL5 isoform X2 — protein MAGAAHPPGRRRRGGAGFAALRGCSVSYIFAMDRKTYELVGPDYPGNRVEDIKDPSLGWMIGFLFLIGLLGPFAIVMLRKVLVIDYKLAFPGGTATALMINSLHGEKEADVTGKKVRCLVKYMSLSFAWSFFKWFFSGVGDSCGFDNFPTFGVAAFKNTFYFNFNPSYVGYGLISPHIVNCSVFLGSVISWGFLWPFITKQAGDWYPDNLSSSDFRGLYGYKVFVAISIILGDGLYNLVKIFVVIARGICIGQLRKGDQPVQALQDNKNSRQLVDDELQTEMFFKDKIPTWFAVSGYIVLAAVSTATVPTIFPQLKWHLVLVCYLLAPAIAFCNSYGMGLTNLNLAPTYGKIALFIFASLVGSSDGGVIAGLAASGIIMSIACSAADLMQDFKCGYLTLSSPRSMFISQLTGVVLGCIIAPLTLWLFWAAFDIGNPDGEYKAPFAIIFREMAILGVKGVAALPQHCLVICCAFFLAAMAVNLLRDVIPASASRFIPIPMAMAVPFYIGAFFGVDMLIGTVILFVWQKLNGRDADDYAVAVASGLICGDGIWSIPSAVLSILRIDPPLCMAFRPSSAFSR, from the exons ATGGCGGGAGCAGCTCACCCTCCGGGGCGTCGCCGTCGCGGCGGCGCTGGGTTCGCTGCTCTGCGTG GGTGCTCGGTATCGTATATCTTCGCCATGGACAGGAAGACGTATGAGCTCGTCGGTCCTGACTATCCGGGTAACCGAGTGGAAGACATCAAAGATCCCTCGCTTGGTTGGATGATCGGGTTCCTGTTTCTCATTGGCCTCCTCGGGCCATTTGCTATTGTCATGCTGCGAAAG GTATTGGTGATTGATTACAAGCTTGCATTTCCTGGTGGGACAGCTACAGCTCTGATGATTAATAGCTTGCATGGAGAAAAAGAAGCTGATGTTACAGG AAAGAAAGTCCGTTGCCTTGTAAAGTACATGAGCCTTAGTTTTGCCTGGAGCTTCTTTAAGTGGTTCTTTAGTGGTGTTGGTGACTCATGTGGTTTTGACAATTTCCCAACATTTGGAGTTGCAGCTTTTAAGAACAC GTTTTATTTCAACTTTAATCCCAGTTATGTTGGGTATGGTCTTATTTCTCCTCATATTGTTAACTGCTCAGTTTTTCTTGGGTCAGTCATATCatggggttttctttggccatttATCACTAAGCAAGCTGGTGATTGGTACCCAGATAACCTTAGTAGCAGTGACTTCAGAGGCCTGTATGGTTACAAG GTTTTTGTAGCCATTTCCATCATACTTGGAGATGGCCTGTACAACTTGGTAAAAATCTTTGTCGTCATTGCAAGAGGAATCTGTATTGGGCAATTGAGAAAAGGTGATCAGCCTGTTCAAGCTCTTCAAG ATAACAAGAACTCTAGACAATTAGTGGATGACGAGCTTCAAACTGAGATGTTCTTCAAAGATAAGATACCAACATGGTTTGCTGTTTCTGGTTACATTGTACTTGCAGCAGTATCCACCGCTACTGTGCCCACCATATTTCCCCAGCTGAAGTGGCATCTTGTGCTTGTCTGCTACTTACTTGCTCCGGCCATTGCCTTCTGCAACTCCTACGGGATGGGTCTCACAAACTTGAACCTTGCACCCACCTATGGCAAGATTGCCCTCTTTATATTTGCCTCACTCGTCGGCAGCAGTGATGGTGGTGTCATTGCCGGCCTTGcagcatctggcataatcatgtcCATTGCCTGCTCTGCGGCAGATCTGATGCAGGACTTCAAGTGCGGCTACCTCACCCTCTCTTCACCACGTTCAATGTTCATTTCCCAGCTAACAGGCGTCGTGCTCGGATGCATCATTGCTCCGCTCACACTGTGGCTCTTCTGGGCGGCCTTCGATATCGGTAATCCTGATGGTGAGTACAAGGCTCCGTTTGCCATCATCTTCAGGGAGATGGCCATTCTTGGGGTCAAAGGTGTTGCCGCTCTGCCTCAGCACTGCCTTGTGATCTGTTGCGCATTCTTCTTGGCCGCGATGGCCGTCAATCTCCTGAGGGATGTGATACCCGCCAGCGCGTCGAGATTTATCCCCATACCGATGGCGATGGCTGTGCCGTTCTACATTGGTGCGTTCTTCGGTGTGGACATGTTGATTGGGACGGTAATCTTGTTCGTGTGGCAGAAGTTGAACGGGAGGGATGCTGATGACTATGCGGTGGCCGTGGCGTCCGGGCTGATCTGTGGGGATGGGATATGGAGCATTCCGTCTGCTGTTTTGTCCATCCTGAGAATTGATCCACCGCTCTGCATGGCCTTCAGGCCGTCCTCTGCCTTTTCCAGGTGA
- the LOC123426555 gene encoding probable metal-nicotianamine transporter YSL5 isoform X1, whose protein sequence is MKMRTAHVTEIETLGATTSYPPLLAGGPTAGARALLPSASVPPWREQLTLRGVAVAAALGSLLCVVIHRLNLTVGVIPVLNVASGLLAFFLTTSWRAAAGRLGFGRGSPFTRQENTVIQTCAIACGGLAFSGCSVSYIFAMDRKTYELVGPDYPGNRVEDIKDPSLGWMIGFLFLIGLLGPFAIVMLRKVLVIDYKLAFPGGTATALMINSLHGEKEADVTGKKVRCLVKYMSLSFAWSFFKWFFSGVGDSCGFDNFPTFGVAAFKNTFYFNFNPSYVGYGLISPHIVNCSVFLGSVISWGFLWPFITKQAGDWYPDNLSSSDFRGLYGYKVFVAISIILGDGLYNLVKIFVVIARGICIGQLRKGDQPVQALQDNKNSRQLVDDELQTEMFFKDKIPTWFAVSGYIVLAAVSTATVPTIFPQLKWHLVLVCYLLAPAIAFCNSYGMGLTNLNLAPTYGKIALFIFASLVGSSDGGVIAGLAASGIIMSIACSAADLMQDFKCGYLTLSSPRSMFISQLTGVVLGCIIAPLTLWLFWAAFDIGNPDGEYKAPFAIIFREMAILGVKGVAALPQHCLVICCAFFLAAMAVNLLRDVIPASASRFIPIPMAMAVPFYIGAFFGVDMLIGTVILFVWQKLNGRDADDYAVAVASGLICGDGIWSIPSAVLSILRIDPPLCMAFRPSSAFSR, encoded by the exons ATGAAAATGCGAACAGCACACGTTACTGAAATCGAAACCCTTGGCGCCACCACGTCATACCCCCCACTCCTCGCCGgaggccccaccgccggcgcccggGCCCTCCTGCCCTCCGCCTCCGTGCCGCCATGGCGGGAGCAGCTCACCCTCCGGGGCGTCGCCGTCGCGGCGGCGCTGGGTTCGCTGCTCTGCGTGGTGATCCACCGCCTCAACCTCACCGTCGGGGTCATCCCGGTCCTCAACGTCGCCTCCGGCCTCCTCGCCTTCTTCCTCACCACCTCCTGGCGGGCCGCCGCCGGGAGGCTAGGGTTCGGCCGCGGGAGCCCGTTCACCAGGCAGGAGAACACCGTCATCCAGACCTGCGCCATCGCGTGCGGCGGCCTCGCGTTCAGCG GGTGCTCGGTATCGTATATCTTCGCCATGGACAGGAAGACGTATGAGCTCGTCGGTCCTGACTATCCGGGTAACCGAGTGGAAGACATCAAAGATCCCTCGCTTGGTTGGATGATCGGGTTCCTGTTTCTCATTGGCCTCCTCGGGCCATTTGCTATTGTCATGCTGCGAAAG GTATTGGTGATTGATTACAAGCTTGCATTTCCTGGTGGGACAGCTACAGCTCTGATGATTAATAGCTTGCATGGAGAAAAAGAAGCTGATGTTACAGG AAAGAAAGTCCGTTGCCTTGTAAAGTACATGAGCCTTAGTTTTGCCTGGAGCTTCTTTAAGTGGTTCTTTAGTGGTGTTGGTGACTCATGTGGTTTTGACAATTTCCCAACATTTGGAGTTGCAGCTTTTAAGAACAC GTTTTATTTCAACTTTAATCCCAGTTATGTTGGGTATGGTCTTATTTCTCCTCATATTGTTAACTGCTCAGTTTTTCTTGGGTCAGTCATATCatggggttttctttggccatttATCACTAAGCAAGCTGGTGATTGGTACCCAGATAACCTTAGTAGCAGTGACTTCAGAGGCCTGTATGGTTACAAG GTTTTTGTAGCCATTTCCATCATACTTGGAGATGGCCTGTACAACTTGGTAAAAATCTTTGTCGTCATTGCAAGAGGAATCTGTATTGGGCAATTGAGAAAAGGTGATCAGCCTGTTCAAGCTCTTCAAG ATAACAAGAACTCTAGACAATTAGTGGATGACGAGCTTCAAACTGAGATGTTCTTCAAAGATAAGATACCAACATGGTTTGCTGTTTCTGGTTACATTGTACTTGCAGCAGTATCCACCGCTACTGTGCCCACCATATTTCCCCAGCTGAAGTGGCATCTTGTGCTTGTCTGCTACTTACTTGCTCCGGCCATTGCCTTCTGCAACTCCTACGGGATGGGTCTCACAAACTTGAACCTTGCACCCACCTATGGCAAGATTGCCCTCTTTATATTTGCCTCACTCGTCGGCAGCAGTGATGGTGGTGTCATTGCCGGCCTTGcagcatctggcataatcatgtcCATTGCCTGCTCTGCGGCAGATCTGATGCAGGACTTCAAGTGCGGCTACCTCACCCTCTCTTCACCACGTTCAATGTTCATTTCCCAGCTAACAGGCGTCGTGCTCGGATGCATCATTGCTCCGCTCACACTGTGGCTCTTCTGGGCGGCCTTCGATATCGGTAATCCTGATGGTGAGTACAAGGCTCCGTTTGCCATCATCTTCAGGGAGATGGCCATTCTTGGGGTCAAAGGTGTTGCCGCTCTGCCTCAGCACTGCCTTGTGATCTGTTGCGCATTCTTCTTGGCCGCGATGGCCGTCAATCTCCTGAGGGATGTGATACCCGCCAGCGCGTCGAGATTTATCCCCATACCGATGGCGATGGCTGTGCCGTTCTACATTGGTGCGTTCTTCGGTGTGGACATGTTGATTGGGACGGTAATCTTGTTCGTGTGGCAGAAGTTGAACGGGAGGGATGCTGATGACTATGCGGTGGCCGTGGCGTCCGGGCTGATCTGTGGGGATGGGATATGGAGCATTCCGTCTGCTGTTTTGTCCATCCTGAGAATTGATCCACCGCTCTGCATGGCCTTCAGGCCGTCCTCTGCCTTTTCCAGGTGA